Sequence from the Blastocatellia bacterium genome:
ACGGGACGACGGTTTGGCCTGGAACCGGTTGAATTCACCTCTCTCCGCCAGTGCCTGCTGGATCTCGGACTGCTGGATCGGGTTGAGCGCCTCATGCACGGCGGGGACGCCACACTGAAAGATCGGCTGGCGCTGAAACATTTCCTGTTGCCCGGAGCATTCGGCGAGAACTTCAAAGTCCTCGTCCAGAGGAGGGACGGTCAGACCTGCCCGGATTCGGACGGCGATGCCACGCGCTTCTGAATCACATCTTCAGCGCACGCATCCGTCGTCGGCGCGACGGCGGGTGATAACGCTTCGACGGCTCCTCATTCTGGCGATTCTTCTGCTCGTCGCCGGCGGAGTCTTCGTCATTCTCTATCTCCGGGCGGAGAACGATCTCAACGAGTGGTTAGCTGGAACCCAGAGTCGTCAGGAGCCGACGATCATCTATGCTGCTCCCCGAGTCATTCGCGTGGGGCAACGGCTGTCGCGCGATCAACTCCTGGAGCATCTCAGTCGGGCCGGGTATACCGATGCGTCCCGGACGGAGGATCCTCTACGAGGCCAGTACCGGCTGGGACGCCACCGGATTGACATCGTGCCGGGGGCCTCGGCCACGCTCAACGGTCAGCGCCTCTTCCCTCGCGTCCGCGTGAGTTTCACCGCCGATGATCGCACCATCGAGCGCCTCATGGACCTCGAAACCCGCCAGGAACTGTCCAGTTGCACGCTGGAGCCGGAACAGATCAGCTCGTTGGCGGCGCCCCGCGGAGCGCTCCCGCAGCAAGAACGCGGCATTCGCTGGAAAGTCGAATACAAGCAGTTACCGCGCCACCTCGTTCACGCCGTCCTGGCTGCCGAAGACAAACGATTCTTCGAGCACACCGGCGTGGATTACCTGGGGATTCTTCGCGCCCTGTGGAACGATCTCGTCACCCGCGAAACAGTCCTCCAGGGAGGATCAACGATCACTCAGCAACTGGTCAAAAATATTCTCGTCGGGCGCGAGCGCACGCTCCGGCGAAAAATTCGAGAGGCCTTTCTGGCCCTGGCGCTGGAGCGAAAGTTCACCAAAGAGCAAATCTTCACCTACTATGCCAACGTCATTTACCTCGGTCGGCGGGGAGGATTCTCCATCTACGGATTTGGGGCAGCCGCCCGCGAATACTTCAACAAGGATGTCTCTCAACTGACGCTGCCGGAAGCAGCGTTCCTCGCCGGGATCATTAATCGGCCGGGCTATTACATCGCCAATGCCCCGCGTCAGGAGATCCTCGAGCGCGGCATCAAGCGGCGCAATACGGTTCTCGATCTGATGGTCGAAGCCAATTTCATCACGCCGGAGGAAGCGGAGCGGGCCAAGCGGGCGCCGCTGGCCTTTCAGTTTCGTCCCGTGCGCGGCGGCGTGGAAGTCAGTGCCCCTTACTTCCTCGATTACGTGCAGGAGCTTCTGTCCGAGGCGATGCCCACAAGCGACATCAGTCTGGGCTATCGCGTCTACACCACCATTGATATGAGTCTTCAACGGGCAGCAACGGCCGCCGTGACCGACAGCCTCGCTCGGCTCGATCAGGAGCTGGCCCGGAGCCGACGCCGCATTCCTCCGGGAACGGTTCAAGCGGCGCTGGTGGCGCTCGATGCGCAATCGGGGGAGATTCTGGCCCTGGTGGGCGGTCGGAACTATCTGGAGAGTCAATTCAATCGAGCCACCGATGCCCGGCGACAGCCCGGCTCGGCGATCAAACCGTTTGTCTACGCGGCGGCGCTCGAGTCCGGCCAACGTGAGGGAGAACCGATTACGCTGGCCCACCTGTACATGGACGAGCCTCGCGAGTTCGAGGGCGGCTATGCCCCCAGGAACTTCGGCGACAGTTATCTGGAACGCCCCGTCTCCGTCCGTGAAGCCCTCGTCCGGTCGCTCAATGTGGTCACGGTGGCGCTGGCCCAGGAGACCGGCTACGCCACGGTAGCGGAGACGATCCAAAAATGCGGCCTGCCGAGACCCCCGGTTCAGGGAGCCACCGCTCTGGGCGCATCCGAAGTCACGCCGCTCGATCTCGCTTCGGCTTACACCGTGTTCGTCAATCAGGGTCGGCGCGCCGTGCCTCTGGCGATTCGTCGCATCACCGAGTCCACCG
This genomic interval carries:
- a CDS encoding PBP1A family penicillin-binding protein; the encoded protein is MPRASESHLQRTHPSSARRRVITLRRLLILAILLLVAGGVFVILYLRAENDLNEWLAGTQSRQEPTIIYAAPRVIRVGQRLSRDQLLEHLSRAGYTDASRTEDPLRGQYRLGRHRIDIVPGASATLNGQRLFPRVRVSFTADDRTIERLMDLETRQELSSCTLEPEQISSLAAPRGALPQQERGIRWKVEYKQLPRHLVHAVLAAEDKRFFEHTGVDYLGILRALWNDLVTRETVLQGGSTITQQLVKNILVGRERTLRRKIREAFLALALERKFTKEQIFTYYANVIYLGRRGGFSIYGFGAAAREYFNKDVSQLTLPEAAFLAGIINRPGYYIANAPRQEILERGIKRRNTVLDLMVEANFITPEEAERAKRAPLAFQFRPVRGGVEVSAPYFLDYVQELLSEAMPTSDISLGYRVYTTIDMSLQRAATAAVTDSLARLDQELARSRRRIPPGTVQAALVALDAQSGEILALVGGRNYLESQFNRATDARRQPGSAIKPFVYAAALESGQREGEPITLAHLYMDEPREFEGGYAPRNFGDSYLERPVSVREALVRSLNVVTVALAQETGYATVAETIQKCGLPRPPVQGATALGASEVTPLDLASAYTVFVNQGRRAVPLAIRRITESTGHQVLEAKEQQVEALSPEVAYLVLTVMQDVIAQPYGTGHAAAQLGLPTIAGKTGTSQRSDAWFVGLTPRLVCVTWVGFDDNRTLQMTGSHAALPIWLAFMRRVAALRPDLVSGDFVRPEHIVERVIDPTTGRRATDHCPETKIELFIEGREVTEVCPDHPGKVIEEVPPTTPPLPALPETPPTLSPAAPSPTEPPVQRTRPRFVEPVRRPLAQRANAPPSGRSVHNEILGQAETKSRSRTKRNVFAFQEDFRFSRLGL